One genomic region from Equus asinus isolate D_3611 breed Donkey chromosome 8, EquAss-T2T_v2, whole genome shotgun sequence encodes:
- the LOC123288002 gene encoding cationic amino acid transporter 4-like isoform X5 — translation MCSWGNCGPSSLAGYCSSSVSLVGLPWPAPGAAHLDAILSHGIRSFTMAHVGSWQVPFLAQYPDFLAAGVILLASAFVYCGVHICSWLNRTFSAISLVVILFIVTLGFVLARPENWSTEEGSFAPFGFSGIMAGAATCFFAFLGFGAIAASSEEGQNPKRAVPMAIAISVGLMAGTNILASTVLTLMVPRHGLDPDWTLADAFYQRGYSWAGFIVAAGAVCCMTTVLFNILFAVPRIVHAMSTDGLFFQIFTRVHPRTQVPIVGILVFGFLMPLLAVLLDLEALIRFLSIGTLVTRPVVNTSIIVLRFQKSSPSSPLGSVSPGPVAEGYEHSSGHRRLEDTEQPSAAEPGQLRPALRPFLGFISGCRPGAAVAWALRVLVVSAIILDCVLAFGKSALHLPPWGHTLLLLLSSVVFLLSLLVLGAHQQQRRQDTFQVPMVPLIPAASILLNVFLMLHLSSLTWLRFSIWLLIVAGPSSYAISQALS, via the exons ATGTGTTCATGGGGGAACTGTGGGCCTTCCTCATTGGCTGGATATTGCTCATCCAGTGTCTCATTGGTGGGATTGCCATGGCCCGCACCTGGAGCAGCTCACCTGGACGCCATCTTGAGCCACGGCATCCGCAGCTTCACCATGGCCCATGTGGGCAGCTGGCAGGTGCCGTTCCTGGCCCAGTACCCGGACTTCTTGGCTGCTGGAGTCATACTTTTGGCCTCCGCATTTGTGTACTGTGGAGTCCACATCTGTTCCTGGCTCAACCGCACCTTCTCTGCCATCAGCTTGGTTGTCATCCTCTTCATCGTCACCCTGGGGTTTGTCCTGGCCCGTCCGGAGAACTGGAGCACTGAGGAGGGCAGCTTTGCGCCCTTTGGCTTCTCTGGCATCATGGCTGGTGCTGCCACCTGCTTCTTTGCCTTCCTGGGCTTTGGTGCTATTGCTGCCTCCAGCGAGGAGGGCCAGAACCCCAAGCGAGCTGTGCCTATGGCCATCGCCATCTCAGTTGGCCTGATGGCTGGTACTAACATCCTCGCCTCCACTGTGCTCACACTCATGGTGCCCAGGCACGGCCTGGACCCTGACTGGACACTCGCTGATGCCTTCTACCAGCGGGGCTACAGCTGGGCGGGCTTCATCGTGGCGGCTGGCGCTGTCTGCT GCATGACCACTGTCCTGTTCAACATTCTGTTTGCTGTGCCACGCATCGTACATGCCATGTCCACTGACGGTCTCTTCTTCCAGATATTTACCCGTGTGCACCCTCGCACACAGGTGCCCATAGTGGGCATCCTGGTGTTCGGGTTCCTCATGCCTCTCTTGGCAGTGCTGCTGGACCTTGAGGCACTGATCCGGTTCCTGTCCATTGGCACCCTGGTCACCCGCCCTGTTGTGAACACCAGCATTATTGTGCTACGCTTCCAAAAGTCTTCTCCATCTAGTCCCTTGGGCTCAGTCAgccctggccctgtggctgaggggtATGAGCACTCCTCAGGACACAGACGGCTGGAGGACACTGAGCAGCCCTCAGCCGCTGAGCCTGGGCAGCTGCGACCAGCCCTGAGGCCCTTCCTTGGCTTCATAAGTGGATGCAGACCTGGAGCCGCTGTGGCCTGGGCACTCCGTGTCCTGGTGGTGTCAGCCATCATTCTGGACTGCGTGCTGGCCTTTGGGAAGTCGGCCCTGCACCTCCCACCATGGGGCCAcaccctgctgctcctgctcagcTCCGTCGTGTTTCTGCTCAGTCTCCTCGTCCTGGGGGCCCACCAGCAACAGCGCCGGCAGGACACCTTTCAG GTTCCCATGGTGCCCCTGATTCCAGCCGCGAGCATCCTCCTCAACGTCTTCCTCATGCTACATCTGAGCTCCCTGACCTGGCTGCGCTTCTCCATCTGGCTTCTGATTG
- the LOC123288002 gene encoding cationic amino acid transporter 4-like isoform X10 — protein MCSWGNCGPSSLAGYCSSSVSLVGLPWPAPGAAHLDAILSHGIRSFTMAHVGSWQVPFLAQYPDFLAAGVILLASAFVYCGVHICSWLNRTFSAISLVVILFIVTLGFVLARPENWSTEEGSFAPFGFSGIMAGAATCFFAFLGFGAIAASSEEGQNPKRAVPMAIAISVGLMAGTNILASTVLTLMVPRHGLDPDWTLADAFYQRGYSWAGFIVAAGAVCCMTTVLFNILFAVPRIVHAMSTDGLFFQIFTRVHPRTQVPIVGILVFGFLMPLLAVLLDLEALIRFLSIGTLVTRPVVNTSIIVLRFQKSSPSSPLGSVSPGPVAEGYEHSSGHRRLEDTEQPSAAEPGQLRPALRPFLGFISGCRPGAAVAWALRVLVVSAIILDCVLAFGKSALHLPPWGHTLLLLLSSVVFLLSLLVLGAHQQQRRQDTFQVPMVPLIPAASILLNVFLMLHLSSLTWLRFSIWLLIVLGI, from the exons ATGTGTTCATGGGGGAACTGTGGGCCTTCCTCATTGGCTGGATATTGCTCATCCAGTGTCTCATTGGTGGGATTGCCATGGCCCGCACCTGGAGCAGCTCACCTGGACGCCATCTTGAGCCACGGCATCCGCAGCTTCACCATGGCCCATGTGGGCAGCTGGCAGGTGCCGTTCCTGGCCCAGTACCCGGACTTCTTGGCTGCTGGAGTCATACTTTTGGCCTCCGCATTTGTGTACTGTGGAGTCCACATCTGTTCCTGGCTCAACCGCACCTTCTCTGCCATCAGCTTGGTTGTCATCCTCTTCATCGTCACCCTGGGGTTTGTCCTGGCCCGTCCGGAGAACTGGAGCACTGAGGAGGGCAGCTTTGCGCCCTTTGGCTTCTCTGGCATCATGGCTGGTGCTGCCACCTGCTTCTTTGCCTTCCTGGGCTTTGGTGCTATTGCTGCCTCCAGCGAGGAGGGCCAGAACCCCAAGCGAGCTGTGCCTATGGCCATCGCCATCTCAGTTGGCCTGATGGCTGGTACTAACATCCTCGCCTCCACTGTGCTCACACTCATGGTGCCCAGGCACGGCCTGGACCCTGACTGGACACTCGCTGATGCCTTCTACCAGCGGGGCTACAGCTGGGCGGGCTTCATCGTGGCGGCTGGCGCTGTCTGCT GCATGACCACTGTCCTGTTCAACATTCTGTTTGCTGTGCCACGCATCGTACATGCCATGTCCACTGACGGTCTCTTCTTCCAGATATTTACCCGTGTGCACCCTCGCACACAGGTGCCCATAGTGGGCATCCTGGTGTTCGGGTTCCTCATGCCTCTCTTGGCAGTGCTGCTGGACCTTGAGGCACTGATCCGGTTCCTGTCCATTGGCACCCTGGTCACCCGCCCTGTTGTGAACACCAGCATTATTGTGCTACGCTTCCAAAAGTCTTCTCCATCTAGTCCCTTGGGCTCAGTCAgccctggccctgtggctgaggggtATGAGCACTCCTCAGGACACAGACGGCTGGAGGACACTGAGCAGCCCTCAGCCGCTGAGCCTGGGCAGCTGCGACCAGCCCTGAGGCCCTTCCTTGGCTTCATAAGTGGATGCAGACCTGGAGCCGCTGTGGCCTGGGCACTCCGTGTCCTGGTGGTGTCAGCCATCATTCTGGACTGCGTGCTGGCCTTTGGGAAGTCGGCCCTGCACCTCCCACCATGGGGCCAcaccctgctgctcctgctcagcTCCGTCGTGTTTCTGCTCAGTCTCCTCGTCCTGGGGGCCCACCAGCAACAGCGCCGGCAGGACACCTTTCAG GTTCCCATGGTGCCCCTGATTCCAGCCGCGAGCATCCTCCTCAACGTCTTCCTCATGCTACATCTGAGCTCCCTGACCTGGCTGCGCTTCTCCATCTGGCTTCTGATTG
- the LOC123288002 gene encoding cationic amino acid transporter 4-like isoform X7: protein MCSWGNCGPSSLAGYCSSSVSLVGLPWPAPGAAHLDAILSHGIRSFTMAHVGSWQVPFLAQYPDFLAAGVILLASAFVYCGVHICSWLNRTFSAISLVVILFIVTLGFVLARPENWSTEEGSFAPFGFSGIMAGAATCFFAFLGFGAIAASSEEGQNPKRAVPMAIAISVGLMAGTNILASTVLTLMVPRHGLDPDWTLADAFYQRGYSWAGFIVAAGAVCCMTTVLFNILFAVPRIVHAMSTDGLFFQIFTRVHPRTQVPIVGILVFGFLMPLLAVLLDLEALIRFLSIGTLVTRPVVNTSIIVLRFQKSSPSSPLGSVSPGPVAEGYEHSSGHRRLEDTEQPSAAEPGQLRPALRPFLGFISGCRPGAAVAWALRVLVVSAIILDCVLAFGKSALHLPPWGHTLLLLLSSVVFLLSLLVLGAHQQQRRQDTFQVPMVPLIPAASILLNVFLMLHLSSLTWLRFSIWLLIGFLQTKSRQR, encoded by the exons ATGTGTTCATGGGGGAACTGTGGGCCTTCCTCATTGGCTGGATATTGCTCATCCAGTGTCTCATTGGTGGGATTGCCATGGCCCGCACCTGGAGCAGCTCACCTGGACGCCATCTTGAGCCACGGCATCCGCAGCTTCACCATGGCCCATGTGGGCAGCTGGCAGGTGCCGTTCCTGGCCCAGTACCCGGACTTCTTGGCTGCTGGAGTCATACTTTTGGCCTCCGCATTTGTGTACTGTGGAGTCCACATCTGTTCCTGGCTCAACCGCACCTTCTCTGCCATCAGCTTGGTTGTCATCCTCTTCATCGTCACCCTGGGGTTTGTCCTGGCCCGTCCGGAGAACTGGAGCACTGAGGAGGGCAGCTTTGCGCCCTTTGGCTTCTCTGGCATCATGGCTGGTGCTGCCACCTGCTTCTTTGCCTTCCTGGGCTTTGGTGCTATTGCTGCCTCCAGCGAGGAGGGCCAGAACCCCAAGCGAGCTGTGCCTATGGCCATCGCCATCTCAGTTGGCCTGATGGCTGGTACTAACATCCTCGCCTCCACTGTGCTCACACTCATGGTGCCCAGGCACGGCCTGGACCCTGACTGGACACTCGCTGATGCCTTCTACCAGCGGGGCTACAGCTGGGCGGGCTTCATCGTGGCGGCTGGCGCTGTCTGCT GCATGACCACTGTCCTGTTCAACATTCTGTTTGCTGTGCCACGCATCGTACATGCCATGTCCACTGACGGTCTCTTCTTCCAGATATTTACCCGTGTGCACCCTCGCACACAGGTGCCCATAGTGGGCATCCTGGTGTTCGGGTTCCTCATGCCTCTCTTGGCAGTGCTGCTGGACCTTGAGGCACTGATCCGGTTCCTGTCCATTGGCACCCTGGTCACCCGCCCTGTTGTGAACACCAGCATTATTGTGCTACGCTTCCAAAAGTCTTCTCCATCTAGTCCCTTGGGCTCAGTCAgccctggccctgtggctgaggggtATGAGCACTCCTCAGGACACAGACGGCTGGAGGACACTGAGCAGCCCTCAGCCGCTGAGCCTGGGCAGCTGCGACCAGCCCTGAGGCCCTTCCTTGGCTTCATAAGTGGATGCAGACCTGGAGCCGCTGTGGCCTGGGCACTCCGTGTCCTGGTGGTGTCAGCCATCATTCTGGACTGCGTGCTGGCCTTTGGGAAGTCGGCCCTGCACCTCCCACCATGGGGCCAcaccctgctgctcctgctcagcTCCGTCGTGTTTCTGCTCAGTCTCCTCGTCCTGGGGGCCCACCAGCAACAGCGCCGGCAGGACACCTTTCAG GTTCCCATGGTGCCCCTGATTCCAGCCGCGAGCATCCTCCTCAACGTCTTCCTCATGCTACATCTGAGCTCCCTGACCTGGCTGCGCTTCTCCATCTGGCTTCTGATTG
- the LOC123288002 gene encoding cationic amino acid transporter 4-like isoform X6, whose protein sequence is MCSWGNCGPSSLAGYCSSSVSLVGLPWPAPGAAHLDAILSHGIRSFTMAHVGSWQVPFLAQYPDFLAAGVILLASAFVYCGVHICSWLNRTFSAISLVVILFIVTLGFVLARPENWSTEEGSFAPFGFSGIMAGAATCFFAFLGFGAIAASSEEGQNPKRAVPMAIAISVGLMAGTNILASTVLTLMVPRHGLDPDWTLADAFYQRGYSWAGFIVAAGAVCCMTTVLFNILFAVPRIVHAMSTDGLFFQIFTRVHPRTQVPIVGILVFGFLMPLLAVLLDLEALIRFLSIGTLVTRPVVNTSIIVLRFQKSSPSSPLGSVSPGPVAEGYEHSSGHRRLEDTEQPSAAEPGQLRPALRPFLGFISGCRPGAAVAWALRVLVVSAIILDCVLAFGKSALHLPPWGHTLLLLLSSVVFLLSLLVLGAHQQQRRQDTFQVPMVPLIPAASILLNVFLMLHLSSLTWLRFSIWLLIAPQDVVVCSSCRSF, encoded by the exons ATGTGTTCATGGGGGAACTGTGGGCCTTCCTCATTGGCTGGATATTGCTCATCCAGTGTCTCATTGGTGGGATTGCCATGGCCCGCACCTGGAGCAGCTCACCTGGACGCCATCTTGAGCCACGGCATCCGCAGCTTCACCATGGCCCATGTGGGCAGCTGGCAGGTGCCGTTCCTGGCCCAGTACCCGGACTTCTTGGCTGCTGGAGTCATACTTTTGGCCTCCGCATTTGTGTACTGTGGAGTCCACATCTGTTCCTGGCTCAACCGCACCTTCTCTGCCATCAGCTTGGTTGTCATCCTCTTCATCGTCACCCTGGGGTTTGTCCTGGCCCGTCCGGAGAACTGGAGCACTGAGGAGGGCAGCTTTGCGCCCTTTGGCTTCTCTGGCATCATGGCTGGTGCTGCCACCTGCTTCTTTGCCTTCCTGGGCTTTGGTGCTATTGCTGCCTCCAGCGAGGAGGGCCAGAACCCCAAGCGAGCTGTGCCTATGGCCATCGCCATCTCAGTTGGCCTGATGGCTGGTACTAACATCCTCGCCTCCACTGTGCTCACACTCATGGTGCCCAGGCACGGCCTGGACCCTGACTGGACACTCGCTGATGCCTTCTACCAGCGGGGCTACAGCTGGGCGGGCTTCATCGTGGCGGCTGGCGCTGTCTGCT GCATGACCACTGTCCTGTTCAACATTCTGTTTGCTGTGCCACGCATCGTACATGCCATGTCCACTGACGGTCTCTTCTTCCAGATATTTACCCGTGTGCACCCTCGCACACAGGTGCCCATAGTGGGCATCCTGGTGTTCGGGTTCCTCATGCCTCTCTTGGCAGTGCTGCTGGACCTTGAGGCACTGATCCGGTTCCTGTCCATTGGCACCCTGGTCACCCGCCCTGTTGTGAACACCAGCATTATTGTGCTACGCTTCCAAAAGTCTTCTCCATCTAGTCCCTTGGGCTCAGTCAgccctggccctgtggctgaggggtATGAGCACTCCTCAGGACACAGACGGCTGGAGGACACTGAGCAGCCCTCAGCCGCTGAGCCTGGGCAGCTGCGACCAGCCCTGAGGCCCTTCCTTGGCTTCATAAGTGGATGCAGACCTGGAGCCGCTGTGGCCTGGGCACTCCGTGTCCTGGTGGTGTCAGCCATCATTCTGGACTGCGTGCTGGCCTTTGGGAAGTCGGCCCTGCACCTCCCACCATGGGGCCAcaccctgctgctcctgctcagcTCCGTCGTGTTTCTGCTCAGTCTCCTCGTCCTGGGGGCCCACCAGCAACAGCGCCGGCAGGACACCTTTCAG GTTCCCATGGTGCCCCTGATTCCAGCCGCGAGCATCCTCCTCAACGTCTTCCTCATGCTACATCTGAGCTCCCTGACCTGGCTGCGCTTCTCCATCTGGCTTCTGATTG